From a single Streptomyces sp. NBC_01264 genomic region:
- a CDS encoding type I polyketide synthase has product MSPQPEPSPQPPRALPPQQPPPAPRTARPGRLRAADRDLVVAVSPFEEPNPRIVTAAERAGALGLLDLGRDARSARQAMAEIARRLGTGRYGVRVPAGCPIGPEELPAEVDTVLLADPAGHTPEGVADWAAAIGRPRVWAEVTDPAEAGAAVAAGVAALVAKGHEAGGRVGGTTTFVLLQQLLAEPASVLPVRAYGGIGPHTAAAAVAGGAAGVLVDVQLALTPEGEAGLPAEVASAVRAMDGSETKLLEGHRVYARPDLTPPQGPVGALLGARDLRAQLLPVGQDGASAARLAARHRTTGGILQAVRSAVAEHLAAVVRARPLGGGHGPGCPLPVAQGPMTRVSDQAAFAEAVAAGGAVPYLALAVMEGPQVRRLLAETAERLGERPWGVGMLGFAPAELRAEQLAAVAEVRPPYAIIAGGTPGQAAPLEAAGTRTHLHVPSPGLLERYLADGARRFVFEGLECGGHVGPRASFPLWEEQIELLLSCPEPAALDVLFAGGIHDARSAAMAAAAAAPLAERGARIGVLMGTAYLFTEEAVAAGAVLPRFQRAALECADTVLLHTAPGHATRCARTPYVDTFEATRQRLAQGGAEPREVWEELERLNLGRLRIASKGLRRAADGSAMVFVGEEQQDTEGLFMLGQAATLRSGTTTIAALHAEVTEGACRLLARRAQELAGGEPVAGATDAASATGAARPEPLDVAVVGMACAYPGAPDLAAYWARILDGSDAVSEVPAERWDPALHYDPDPARAGERTPSRWGGFLGPMPFDALAHGIPPASLAGIEPVQLLALEISARALADAGYGKDREFDRSRTSVVFGAEAGTELAGAYGLRALYPGYLGELPPALDEQLPRLTEDSFPGVLANVIAGRVANRLDLGGANCTVDAACASSLAALDLACRQLRDRDSDMVLCGGADVHNGINDYLLFSSVRALSPGGRCRPFDSAADGIALGEGVGALVLKRLADAERDGDRVYAVIKAVGAASDGRSLGLTAPRPEGQRRALDRAYARAGISPGEVGLIEAHGTGTVVGDTTELGVLTALFAESGATPGSCALGSVKSQIGHTKCAAGLAGLIKAVRAVHAGVRPPTLHLDAPVPSWNAETSPFSFDTAARPWAVPAERRIAGVSAFGFGGTNYHAVLTGYAGAEEPRHGLEEWPAELFCFRGEDRRAAGRAMARLAARLEENDAAGRPWALRDLAAEAAEGAGAVRVAVVAADLDELAARLERARAFTPGEGVHVREESADPGQVAFLFPGQGSQRPGMLRELFTAFPQLRELLDAAPGAVVSTVFPPASFTPQGRTAQRAAVTDTRIAQPAQGLAGSAAHLLLGELGVRPDCVAGHSYGELTALWAAGVWDQASLLRLSARRAEAILAAAGTDPGTMAAVTAAPQEVREIAERAGCVVANHNAPRQCVISGPADAVAEAVTALWEAGLTATPLPVACAFHSEVVAGAATALAEELAGTELSAATLPVWSNTTAGPYPETADAVRDLVARQVAEPVRFVEQVEHMYAAGVRTFVEAGPGRVLSGLVGRILHDRPHTVVPLDVPGEHGLLRLVTALAELAAAGVPMAPEALFRGRTSRLPERAPRRPGWLVDGHLVRTRDGNPVPGGLRPARRVHVAVSEGKGAHQMTQPTNGTGPEGGSAFLGTHANGGTAPAGALAGAGPDSAGAHANGGPVQFGAQLNVGPDPLAAHANNGHADVRNGWAGVPAPEGVFALPGSGALVAGPGVGGGDGRYRRSVNGRPGTGYDSPAGLGAPSGHPAGHIASAAADRREEAVLEYLRGSRELVQAQRDVMIGYLASTAPLSLWPGSRPDGRSLPAGADGAWSGALGGAPVAADPGSGVFPGTASAAHWAGTGVDGRGRPGGAGGAGSTGQGGVPGPLVGFADSGPWPPAAGGGVPGAGLPGGPGAASGLFGAASAAPARAGYRPDGAGLAGGANGSWPAAAGFAGPGSWPTAADGPVFDGATLGAGMPGGAPLGGGMPHGVGMGPGVSAGAVPGDGLPGGAGLGGGVPAGVGMPGGVVLGGGTVGGGAPGDWVSGGAPASAGGGSAPGGGVLGGVARGGGASVSGGGEGAGGAAGAEPRSAEEVMDVIVEIVHTRTGYPRDMLAPELDLEADLSIDSIKRVEIIGALADRIGLPQDAGGSAESAIEELSRIKTLRGIVDWVSGHTAHPEPSATEAVAPVPVRAPATAPPALDRLRVEAQTLPPAPGDPAALRGLRIGVVGAVGDAGDAQGVGPAVTGALRSLGADVRQLAQGEAGFDALLDLSALRSGAAPVLPEAFPGLQRALTGGVHRLLLVTARGESAGAGVHGFARSASLEYPGRLIRAVEVHSKEDPERIAAQLLAELSCAPATEPAAPSGEAPASVAYTAEGLRVTRRPVPAPLVPGGATPPLDADSVVLLTGGARGITARTALALARATGCHVELMGRTPQPPAQADEFGHATDRVALRAALIATGLRTPAEIEAAASRILAEREVRTTLATLATVAASVGYRCADVTDGQAVRDVVATVRARHGRLDGIVHGAGTLNDGLLRDKQPGAFAQVFTTKVTGALHLAAAAAEHGAAPAPRFLALFGSVAGVYGNRGQTDYAAANDALDGLAHLWSESFPGRVLSVDWGPWAAEAGGMVSPELARAYSRRGIPLIDPDAGGAAFLAELAHGTDVQVVLMAAEAHKGHERHEGHEGSERRA; this is encoded by the coding sequence GTGTCCCCCCAGCCCGAGCCGTCCCCCCAGCCCCCGCGTGCACTTCCGCCCCAGCAACCCCCGCCAGCCCCGCGCACCGCGCGGCCCGGACGGCTGCGCGCCGCCGACCGTGACCTGGTCGTCGCGGTCAGCCCGTTCGAGGAGCCGAACCCGCGGATCGTCACCGCCGCCGAGCGCGCCGGCGCCCTGGGCCTGCTCGACCTCGGCCGGGACGCCCGGTCCGCGCGGCAGGCCATGGCCGAGATCGCCCGCCGCCTCGGAACCGGCCGCTACGGGGTACGGGTGCCCGCGGGCTGCCCGATCGGGCCCGAGGAGCTGCCGGCCGAGGTGGACACCGTGTTGCTGGCCGACCCCGCGGGCCACACCCCGGAGGGGGTGGCCGACTGGGCGGCCGCCATCGGGCGGCCCCGGGTGTGGGCCGAGGTCACCGATCCGGCCGAAGCCGGGGCGGCGGTGGCCGCCGGGGTGGCCGCGCTCGTGGCCAAGGGGCACGAGGCGGGCGGCCGGGTGGGCGGGACCACCACCTTCGTTCTCCTCCAACAGCTGCTCGCCGAGCCCGCGTCGGTGCTGCCCGTACGGGCGTACGGCGGGATCGGGCCGCACACCGCGGCCGCGGCCGTCGCGGGCGGAGCCGCCGGGGTGCTGGTCGACGTACAACTGGCCCTCACGCCCGAGGGGGAGGCCGGGCTGCCCGCCGAAGTGGCCTCGGCTGTACGGGCCATGGACGGCTCCGAGACCAAGCTGCTGGAGGGACACCGGGTGTACGCGCGCCCCGACCTGACCCCGCCGCAGGGCCCGGTCGGCGCCCTGCTCGGTGCCCGGGACCTGCGCGCACAGCTGCTCCCCGTCGGGCAGGACGGGGCCTCGGCGGCCCGGCTCGCCGCCCGCCACCGGACGACCGGAGGCATCCTCCAGGCCGTCCGGTCGGCCGTTGCGGAACACCTGGCGGCCGTCGTACGGGCCCGGCCGCTGGGGGGCGGCCACGGCCCGGGGTGCCCGCTCCCGGTGGCGCAGGGGCCGATGACCCGGGTCAGTGACCAGGCCGCCTTCGCCGAAGCGGTGGCGGCCGGGGGCGCGGTCCCCTATCTCGCGCTCGCGGTCATGGAGGGGCCGCAGGTACGCCGGCTCCTCGCCGAAACCGCCGAGCGCCTCGGGGAGCGGCCCTGGGGCGTGGGCATGCTCGGCTTCGCCCCGGCCGAGCTCCGGGCCGAGCAGCTCGCGGCCGTCGCCGAGGTGCGCCCGCCGTACGCGATCATCGCGGGCGGCACCCCGGGGCAGGCCGCCCCGCTGGAGGCCGCCGGGACCCGGACCCATCTGCACGTGCCCTCGCCGGGCCTGCTGGAGCGGTATCTCGCCGACGGGGCACGGAGGTTCGTGTTCGAGGGGCTGGAATGCGGCGGTCACGTCGGGCCGCGCGCCTCGTTCCCGCTCTGGGAGGAGCAGATCGAGCTGCTGCTGTCCTGCCCCGAACCGGCCGCGCTGGACGTGCTGTTCGCGGGCGGAATCCACGACGCCCGCTCCGCGGCGATGGCCGCCGCCGCGGCGGCCCCACTGGCCGAGCGGGGTGCGCGCATCGGGGTGCTCATGGGCACCGCCTACCTGTTCACCGAGGAGGCGGTGGCGGCGGGCGCGGTCCTGCCCCGGTTCCAGCGGGCGGCGCTGGAGTGCGCGGACACCGTCCTGCTGCACACCGCCCCCGGACACGCCACCCGCTGTGCGCGCACCCCGTACGTGGACACCTTCGAGGCCACCCGGCAACGGCTCGCGCAGGGCGGCGCCGAGCCGCGCGAGGTGTGGGAGGAGCTGGAGCGGCTCAACCTGGGAAGGCTCCGGATCGCCAGCAAGGGGCTGCGGCGCGCGGCCGACGGCTCCGCGATGGTGTTCGTGGGCGAGGAACAGCAGGACACGGAAGGGCTGTTCATGCTCGGCCAGGCCGCCACCCTGCGCTCCGGGACCACCACCATCGCCGCCCTGCACGCCGAAGTCACCGAAGGTGCATGCCGGTTGCTCGCGCGGCGGGCCCAGGAGCTCGCCGGTGGGGAACCCGTGGCCGGCGCCACCGACGCGGCGTCCGCCACCGGCGCCGCGCGGCCCGAACCGCTGGACGTCGCCGTCGTCGGCATGGCCTGCGCCTACCCCGGCGCACCGGACCTCGCCGCCTACTGGGCGCGGATCCTGGACGGCAGTGACGCCGTGAGCGAGGTCCCGGCCGAACGCTGGGACCCGGCGCTCCACTACGACCCCGACCCGGCGCGGGCCGGCGAGCGCACCCCGTCCCGCTGGGGCGGCTTCCTCGGCCCGATGCCCTTCGACGCCCTCGCGCACGGCATCCCGCCGGCCTCGCTGGCCGGGATCGAGCCGGTGCAGCTCCTGGCCCTGGAGATCTCGGCACGCGCCCTGGCGGACGCCGGATACGGCAAGGACCGGGAGTTCGACCGGTCCCGTACCTCGGTCGTCTTCGGCGCGGAGGCCGGCACCGAGCTGGCGGGCGCGTACGGGCTGCGCGCGCTCTATCCCGGATACCTGGGCGAGCTCCCTCCCGCCCTGGACGAACAGCTCCCGCGGCTCACCGAGGACTCCTTCCCCGGGGTCCTCGCCAACGTCATCGCCGGCCGGGTCGCCAACCGGCTGGACCTCGGCGGCGCGAACTGCACGGTGGACGCCGCATGCGCCTCCTCGCTGGCCGCGCTCGACCTCGCCTGCCGTCAACTGCGCGACAGGGACAGCGACATGGTGCTGTGCGGAGGCGCCGACGTCCACAACGGAATCAACGACTACCTGCTGTTCTCCTCCGTCCGCGCACTGTCCCCCGGCGGACGCTGCCGGCCCTTCGATTCGGCTGCCGACGGGATCGCCCTCGGGGAGGGGGTGGGGGCGCTCGTACTGAAGCGGCTCGCCGACGCGGAACGGGACGGCGATCGGGTGTACGCCGTGATCAAGGCGGTCGGAGCCGCCAGCGACGGACGCTCCCTGGGTCTCACCGCACCCCGGCCGGAGGGGCAGCGCAGGGCCCTGGACCGGGCTTACGCACGGGCCGGGATCAGCCCCGGCGAGGTCGGCCTGATCGAAGCGCACGGCACCGGAACCGTGGTCGGTGACACCACCGAACTGGGCGTACTGACGGCCCTGTTCGCCGAATCGGGCGCAACTCCGGGATCCTGCGCACTGGGTTCGGTCAAATCGCAGATCGGGCACACCAAATGCGCGGCCGGACTGGCCGGACTGATCAAGGCGGTCCGGGCGGTCCACGCGGGTGTACGGCCGCCGACCCTGCACCTCGACGCACCGGTCCCGTCCTGGAACGCGGAGACCAGTCCCTTCTCCTTCGACACCGCGGCCCGGCCGTGGGCGGTGCCCGCCGAGCGGCGGATCGCCGGAGTGAGCGCCTTCGGGTTCGGCGGCACCAATTACCACGCGGTGCTGACAGGTTACGCCGGGGCCGAGGAGCCCCGGCACGGACTGGAGGAATGGCCGGCCGAGCTGTTCTGCTTCCGCGGCGAGGACCGGCGCGCGGCCGGCCGGGCGATGGCCCGGCTGGCGGCCAGGCTGGAGGAGAACGACGCGGCCGGACGCCCGTGGGCGCTGCGGGACCTCGCCGCGGAGGCCGCGGAGGGCGCGGGCGCGGTACGGGTGGCGGTCGTGGCCGCCGACCTGGACGAGCTGGCGGCCAGGCTGGAGCGGGCACGGGCCTTCACCCCGGGCGAGGGGGTCCACGTACGGGAGGAATCGGCGGACCCGGGACAGGTGGCCTTCCTCTTTCCCGGCCAGGGCAGCCAACGCCCCGGGATGCTGAGAGAGTTGTTCACGGCCTTTCCCCAACTGAGGGAACTCCTCGACGCGGCACCGGGCGCGGTGGTCTCCACCGTGTTCCCCCCGGCGTCCTTCACCCCGCAGGGGCGGACCGCGCAGCGGGCCGCGGTCACCGACACCCGGATCGCCCAGCCGGCCCAAGGGCTGGCGGGCTCGGCGGCGCACCTGCTGCTGGGGGAGCTGGGCGTACGGCCGGACTGCGTCGCCGGGCACTCGTACGGCGAGCTCACCGCGCTGTGGGCGGCGGGGGTGTGGGACCAGGCGAGCCTGCTGCGGCTGAGTGCGCGCCGGGCCGAGGCCATCCTCGCGGCGGCCGGAACGGATCCGGGGACGATGGCGGCGGTGACGGCAGCGCCGCAGGAGGTGCGGGAGATCGCGGAACGGGCCGGGTGCGTGGTCGCGAACCACAACGCGCCCCGGCAGTGCGTGATCTCAGGTCCGGCGGACGCCGTGGCCGAGGCGGTGACCGCCCTGTGGGAAGCGGGTCTCACGGCCACCCCGCTCCCCGTCGCCTGCGCGTTCCACAGCGAGGTGGTGGCGGGGGCGGCCACGGCGCTCGCCGAGGAGCTGGCCGGGACGGAGCTGTCCGCCGCCACCCTCCCGGTCTGGTCGAACACCACGGCCGGACCCTATCCGGAGACCGCCGATGCGGTACGCGACCTGGTGGCCCGTCAGGTCGCCGAACCGGTCCGGTTCGTGGAGCAGGTCGAGCACATGTACGCCGCCGGGGTACGGACCTTCGTGGAGGCCGGGCCCGGCCGCGTCCTGTCCGGCCTGGTCGGCCGCATCCTGCACGACCGGCCGCACACGGTGGTGCCGCTGGACGTGCCGGGTGAGCACGGGCTGCTTCGCCTGGTCACGGCCCTGGCCGAACTGGCTGCGGCGGGCGTGCCGATGGCCCCCGAAGCCCTGTTCCGAGGCCGCACCTCCCGGCTCCCCGAGCGTGCTCCGCGCCGCCCGGGCTGGCTGGTGGACGGCCACCTGGTCCGCACCCGGGACGGCAACCCCGTCCCCGGCGGGCTCCGCCCGGCCCGCCGGGTCCACGTCGCGGTATCCGAAGGAAAGGGAGCCCATCAGATGACGCAGCCGACGAACGGCACCGGGCCGGAGGGGGGTTCGGCCTTCCTGGGGACCCATGCGAACGGCGGGACCGCCCCTGCGGGGGCCCTGGCCGGCGCGGGCCCCGACTCCGCGGGGGCACACGCGAACGGCGGGCCCGTTCAGTTCGGGGCGCAGCTGAACGTGGGCCCGGACCCGCTGGCGGCCCACGCGAACAACGGGCACGCGGACGTGCGGAACGGGTGGGCCGGGGTTCCGGCGCCCGAGGGGGTCTTCGCCCTCCCCGGGAGCGGCGCGCTGGTGGCCGGTCCGGGCGTCGGGGGTGGGGACGGCCGGTATCGCCGGAGCGTGAACGGCCGCCCCGGCACGGGTTACGACTCCCCGGCGGGCCTGGGCGCTCCCTCCGGCCACCCGGCCGGGCACATCGCATCCGCCGCGGCCGACCGCCGGGAGGAAGCCGTCCTGGAGTACCTCCGCGGCTCTCGCGAACTGGTACAGGCGCAACGAGACGTCATGATCGGCTATTTGGCGTCGACGGCGCCGCTCTCCCTCTGGCCCGGGAGTCGACCGGACGGCCGGAGCCTGCCCGCGGGTGCGGACGGTGCCTGGTCCGGGGCGTTGGGCGGCGCCCCGGTGGCTGCGGATCCCGGCTCCGGGGTGTTCCCGGGCACGGCTTCGGCCGCTCACTGGGCCGGGACCGGCGTGGACGGCCGGGGCCGGCCCGGGGGCGCCGGCGGAGCCGGGTCCACGGGTCAGGGTGGTGTCCCGGGCCCGCTGGTCGGCTTCGCGGACTCCGGCCCATGGCCGCCGGCCGCAGGCGGCGGGGTCCCGGGCGCCGGACTGCCCGGCGGTCCGGGGGCGGCCTCGGGGCTGTTCGGGGCCGCATCCGCCGCGCCCGCCCGGGCCGGGTACCGGCCTGACGGCGCGGGCCTTGCGGGCGGCGCGAACGGGTCCTGGCCGGCGGCCGCGGGCTTCGCCGGACCCGGATCGTGGCCAACGGCGGCAGATGGTCCGGTGTTTGACGGAGCCACCCTGGGCGCGGGGATGCCCGGCGGTGCGCCCTTGGGGGGTGGCATGCCCCATGGGGTCGGTATGGGCCCCGGGGTGTCCGCCGGTGCGGTTCCGGGAGATGGCCTGCCGGGCGGAGCTGGGCTGGGCGGGGGTGTGCCCGCAGGTGTGGGGATGCCGGGAGGTGTGGTCCTGGGCGGGGGGACGGTCGGGGGTGGTGCGCCGGGTGACTGGGTATCCGGTGGTGCTCCCGCATCCGCTGGCGGCGGCTCGGCCCCCGGGGGCGGGGTCCTCGGGGGTGTGGCCCGCGGGGGCGGGGCGAGCGTGAGTGGCGGCGGCGAAGGCGCTGGGGGTGCGGCCGGCGCGGAGCCTCGGTCCGCCGAGGAGGTGATGGACGTGATCGTGGAGATCGTCCACACCCGGACCGGGTACCCCCGCGACATGCTCGCTCCCGAGCTGGACCTGGAGGCGGACCTGTCCATCGACTCCATCAAGCGCGTGGAGATCATCGGCGCGCTGGCCGACCGGATCGGTCTGCCCCAGGACGCGGGCGGCTCCGCCGAGAGCGCCATCGAGGAGCTGTCCCGGATCAAAACCCTGCGCGGCATCGTGGACTGGGTCTCCGGCCACACCGCCCACCCCGAGCCGTCGGCCACGGAAGCGGTGGCCCCGGTCCCGGTCAGGGCCCCGGCAACCGCCCCGCCCGCACTCGACCGCCTCCGGGTGGAAGCGCAGACCCTGCCACCCGCGCCCGGGGACCCGGCGGCGCTGCGCGGTCTGCGGATCGGAGTCGTCGGAGCCGTCGGGGACGCCGGAGACGCCCAGGGTGTCGGCCCCGCGGTCACCGGGGCCCTCCGGTCCCTCGGGGCGGACGTACGGCAACTGGCGCAAGGCGAAGCCGGGTTCGACGCCCTGCTCGACCTCTCCGCCCTGCGGTCGGGCGCGGCGCCCGTCCTGCCCGAGGCCTTTCCCGGGCTGCAGCGGGCCCTGACCGGCGGTGTGCACCGGCTCCTCCTGGTCACCGCCCGCGGCGAATCCGCCGGAGCGGGAGTGCACGGCTTCGCCCGCAGCGCCTCCCTCGAATACCCCGGCCGGCTGATCCGCGCCGTGGAGGTCCACTCCAAGGAGGACCCCGAGCGGATCGCGGCGCAGCTCCTCGCCGAGCTGAGCTGCGCACCGGCAACCGAGCCGGCCGCCCCGTCCGGAGAGGCACCCGCCTCCGTCGCCTACACCGCCGAGGGCCTACGGGTCACCCGCCGGCCGGTCCCCGCACCGCTGGTCCCCGGCGGCGCGACACCGCCCCTCGACGCGGACTCGGTGGTCCTGCTCACCGGCGGGGCCCGCGGGATCACCGCCCGGACCGCCCTGGCGCTGGCCCGGGCCACCGGATGCCACGTAGAACTGATGGGGCGCACACCTCAACCACCGGCTCAGGCGGATGAGTTCGGGCACGCCACCGACCGGGTGGCCCTGCGTGCCGCACTGATCGCCACCGGTCTGCGCACCCCTGCGGAGATCGAGGCCGCCGCCTCGCGGATCCTCGCCGAGCGCGAGGTACGGACCACCCTGGCGACCCTCGCGACCGTGGCCGCGTCCGTCGGCTACCGCTGCGCGGACGTCACGGACGGGCAGGCGGTACGGGACGTCGTGGCCACCGTGCGGGCCCGCCACGGCCGACTCGACGGAATCGTGCACGGAGCCGGGACCCTGAACGACGGGCTGCTCCGCGACAAGCAACCGGGCGCATTCGCCCAGGTGTTCACCACGAAGGTGACCGGCGCACTCCACCTCGCCGCCGCGGCGGCCGAGCACGGCGCGGCTCCCGCACCCCGCTTCCTCGCCCTGTTCGGAAGTGTCGCGGGCGTGTACGGGAACCGGGGGCAGACCGACTACGCCGCCGCCAACGACGCCCTCGACGGCCTGGCACACCTGTGGTCGGAGAGCTTCCCCGGCCGGGTGCTGTCCGTGGACTGGGGTCCCTGGGCCGCCGAGGCGGGCGGGATGGTCAGCCCCGAACTGGCACGTGCGTACAGCCGCCGCGGCATTCCGCTCATCGACCCGGACGCGGGCGGCGCCGCGTTCCTCGCCGAACTCGCGCACGGGACGGACGTACAGGTGGTCCTGATGGCGGCCGAGGCACACAAGGGACACGAGAGGCACGAGGGGCACGAGGGGAGTGAGCGGCGTGCCTGA
- a CDS encoding LysR family transcriptional regulator, producing MTPTLAQLRYLVAVADCRSITEAAASVFVAQSALSRAVQAMERDLGVELLARRGRGVDLTQEGARVVRLARTVLDAVEAIDDIGTPHGLGARAALSMVTTPTLALDLASELVRTFTERHPGLDVKLHQHDSREAVVQEITQGRCELALVDLPLDKELSTHYIQEREVVLISPVGSALPDPLPFRALDGLPMVLPTPGTGRRTEMEAMFSCLGVRPVPCLEVDERLGWVTGVTDGRGSLIWYRDVVARAFGSRAEIRSFTPPLLHPVGIAHARRPLSRAARAFIAHARHKAPIREPSR from the coding sequence ATGACGCCCACCCTCGCCCAGCTCCGCTACCTCGTCGCCGTCGCCGACTGCCGTTCCATCACCGAAGCGGCGGCCTCCGTCTTCGTCGCCCAGTCCGCCCTGTCCCGAGCCGTCCAGGCCATGGAACGCGACCTCGGGGTCGAACTCCTCGCCCGCCGGGGAAGGGGGGTGGACCTCACGCAGGAGGGGGCCCGGGTCGTCCGGCTGGCCCGCACCGTGCTCGACGCGGTGGAGGCCATCGACGACATCGGCACCCCCCACGGACTGGGTGCCAGAGCCGCCCTGTCCATGGTCACCACCCCCACCCTGGCCCTCGATCTGGCCTCCGAGCTGGTACGGACCTTCACGGAACGGCACCCCGGCCTCGACGTCAAGCTCCACCAGCACGACAGCCGCGAGGCCGTGGTCCAGGAAATCACGCAGGGCCGCTGCGAGTTGGCCCTCGTGGACCTCCCCCTCGACAAGGAACTCTCCACCCACTACATCCAGGAGCGCGAGGTGGTGCTCATCTCCCCCGTCGGGTCCGCGCTGCCCGACCCGTTACCCTTCCGCGCGCTCGACGGGCTGCCGATGGTGCTGCCCACCCCCGGGACCGGCCGGCGCACCGAGATGGAGGCGATGTTCAGCTGTCTGGGCGTCCGTCCGGTGCCTTGCCTGGAGGTGGACGAACGCCTCGGCTGGGTGACGGGGGTGACCGACGGCCGCGGCTCGCTCATCTGGTACCGCGACGTGGTCGCCCGGGCCTTCGGCAGCCGGGCGGAGATACGTTCCTTCACTCCGCCCCTGCTGCACCCGGTAGGCATCGCGCACGCACGCCGGCCGCTGAGCCGTGCCGCCCGCGCCTTCATCGCGCACGCCCGGCACAAGGCACCCATCCGCGAGCCCTCGCGATGA
- a CDS encoding putative Ig domain-containing protein, with translation MSRLLLTPPRAAAFAAAALATVLPAAAWLTGPAAGSADAASTAAVSVSAPRFGTTGTAGAAAAPERQCTLPGGLAELSGLAMSRKHPGVFYAVNDSGNTNQVFAIDCNGPTGLLKATYTVSGVGNTDWEGLTIGKDSSGRPAILVGDIGDNFGGRAEITVHSFAEPDQLANASATPVTYRFAYADGKHDAESLLADPVTGRIHIASKLIGATGQLYQAPLPPAPGQLNTLTAVRPGPVFATDGAFSPSGASYTLRSGGPLGVNTASVYDTSGTKLADVALPAQSQGETVTYLDCANLLVGSENDTQIWRVPLPPEATPGCGGTPTPTPTPTPTPTPTPTPTPTPTPTPTPTSTPTPGHLKLANPGPQSCKFNQNCTIQLTTTGGKPPVRYTATGLPWGLTLDATTGRISGKPWATGTIQITATATDATPTTATTTFPLTLTWF, from the coding sequence ATGTCACGACTACTCCTCACTCCCCCGCGGGCCGCCGCCTTCGCCGCAGCGGCCCTCGCCACGGTCCTGCCGGCCGCTGCCTGGCTGACCGGACCCGCCGCCGGGTCCGCCGATGCCGCCTCCACCGCCGCGGTGTCCGTGTCCGCACCCCGGTTCGGCACTACCGGCACTGCCGGCGCCGCCGCGGCCCCCGAGCGCCAGTGCACCCTCCCCGGAGGTCTGGCCGAGCTCAGCGGGCTCGCCATGAGCCGCAAGCACCCCGGGGTCTTCTACGCCGTCAACGACAGCGGGAACACCAACCAGGTCTTCGCCATCGACTGCAACGGCCCCACCGGCCTGCTCAAGGCCACGTACACGGTCTCCGGGGTCGGCAACACCGACTGGGAGGGGCTGACCATCGGAAAGGACTCCTCGGGCCGCCCCGCGATCCTGGTCGGCGACATCGGGGACAATTTCGGCGGTCGCGCCGAGATCACCGTGCATTCCTTCGCCGAGCCCGACCAGCTCGCCAACGCCTCGGCGACCCCCGTGACGTACCGCTTCGCCTATGCCGACGGGAAGCACGACGCCGAATCGCTGCTCGCCGACCCGGTCACCGGCCGGATCCACATCGCGAGCAAACTCATCGGCGCGACTGGCCAGTTGTACCAGGCCCCGCTGCCGCCGGCGCCCGGGCAACTGAACACCCTGACCGCCGTCCGGCCGGGCCCGGTCTTCGCCACCGACGGCGCCTTCTCCCCGTCGGGGGCCTCGTACACCCTGCGCAGCGGCGGCCCTCTGGGGGTCAACACGGCCTCGGTGTACGACACTTCGGGCACCAAGCTCGCGGACGTGGCCCTGCCCGCCCAGTCCCAGGGCGAGACGGTGACCTACCTCGACTGCGCCAACCTGCTGGTCGGCTCGGAGAACGACACCCAGATCTGGCGGGTGCCGCTGCCCCCGGAGGCCACTCCGGGCTGCGGCGGCACGCCGACCCCGACGCCGACACCCACACCCACACCCACTCCGACCCCGACACCCACCCCGACCCCGACTCCCACGCCGACACCCACCTCCACGCCGACCCCCGGTCACCTGAAGCTGGCCAACCCCGGCCCCCAGAGCTGCAAGTTCAACCAGAACTGCACCATCCAGCTCACCACCACCGGCGGAAAGCCCCCCGTCCGCTACACCGCCACCGGACTGCCGTGGGGCCTGACCCTCGACGCCACCACCGGCCGCATCAGCGGCAAACCCTGGGCCACCGGAACGATCCAGATCACCGCCACCGCCACCGATGCCACCCCGACCACAGCCACCACCACCTTCCCCCTCACCCTCACCTGGTTCTGA
- a CDS encoding 6-phosphogluconolactonase, producing MKIVIARDYEDLSRTAADIVLGEMLHDRRVNMALTAGASPAGTYEIVTERLRRNPGAFSDVHFYNFDEVPLAGREHGLTLSALHEHLYGPGGVPESHIHPLTVGNHASVARELHGNGGLDLMLIGLGADGHFCGNMPYATRFDQEIYTYELKDSYPGYEDALALLPDGCEAPSHVVTMGAAMLAKVRRLVLIVSGAAKADALAGMLEREISSDFPATILRTHPNLVVVADREAASGLG from the coding sequence ATGAAGATCGTCATCGCGCGGGACTACGAGGACCTCAGCCGCACCGCGGCCGACATCGTGCTCGGCGAGATGCTGCACGACCGCCGCGTCAACATGGCCCTCACCGCCGGAGCGAGCCCCGCGGGCACGTACGAGATCGTCACCGAGAGGCTGCGCCGCAACCCCGGGGCCTTCTCCGACGTCCACTTCTACAATTTCGACGAGGTGCCCCTCGCCGGGCGGGAACACGGGCTGACCCTTTCCGCGCTCCACGAGCACCTCTACGGCCCCGGCGGGGTGCCGGAGTCCCACATCCACCCGCTCACGGTCGGCAATCACGCGTCCGTCGCCCGCGAACTGCACGGGAACGGCGGACTGGACCTGATGCTGATCGGGCTCGGCGCGGACGGCCACTTCTGCGGGAACATGCCGTACGCCACGCGCTTCGACCAGGAGATCTACACCTACGAACTCAAGGACTCCTACCCCGGGTACGAGGACGCCCTGGCCTTGCTGCCGGACGGCTGTGAAGCCCCCTCGCACGTGGTGACGATGGGAGCGGCCATGCTCGCCAAGGTACGGCGCCTCGTGCTGATCGTGAGCGGCGCCGCCAAGGCGGACGCCCTCGCCGGCATGCTGGAACGCGAGATCTCGAGCGACTTCCCGGCCACGATCCTGCGCACGCACCCCAACCTCGTCGTCGTCGCCGACCGGGAGGCCGCGTCGGGGCTGGGCTGA